A window from Sphingobacterium hotanense encodes these proteins:
- a CDS encoding bifunctional aldolase/short-chain dehydrogenase translates to MKTYKHVNYLWNDEQAKSLEGDEVALLLYRSNLLGSDLRITNYGGGNTSCKVMDKDPLTGEAVEVMWIKGSGGDIGTLKKSGLAALYVDRLRNLENVYRGIEHEDEMVELFNHCIFDLNSKAPSIDTPLHGFLPFKHIDHLHPDAAIAIAAAKDGKQITQDLFNGTIGWVDWQKPGFDLGLQLRECLEQNPGIRGIMLGSHGLFTWGDTAYESYVNSLDVIEACATYLEENYGKDRPVFGGQKVESLDEADRQSQAAKLAPILRGFCSSERHMIGHFTDDPRVLEYINSNDLEKLAPLGTSCPDHFLRTKIQPLILNLDKSEDLSDLQAIKEKIAPLFEDYRAMYTEYYETCKHPNSPAIRDRNPVIIIYPGVGMFAFAKDKQTARVAAEFYTNAINVMKGSEAVSEYTSLPRQEAFNIEYWLLEEAKLQRMPKPKALSGKIALVTGSAGGIGKAIAKKFASEGAVVVLNDMNAERLSGAEEEFVGLFGKDNVVSVSLDVTNEEQIKKAFEKASLAFGGIDIVVNNAGLSISKSIEDHTEKDLDLLYDVLVKGQFFVTQEGIKIMKAQAVGGDVLNIVSKNALVSGPNNAGYGSAKAAQLHLSRLNAAELGAAKIRVNVVNPDAVISDSNIWAGGWAEGRAKAYGVTVEELPGYYAKRTLLNEIILPEDIANACFAFVGGLLNKSTGNVLNVDGGVAMSFVR, encoded by the coding sequence GTGAAAACATACAAGCACGTCAACTATTTATGGAACGATGAGCAAGCAAAGTCACTTGAGGGTGATGAGGTTGCGTTATTGTTATACCGCTCGAATCTGTTGGGCTCAGATTTGAGAATTACGAACTATGGTGGAGGAAATACATCCTGCAAGGTGATGGATAAAGATCCATTGACTGGCGAAGCGGTGGAAGTGATGTGGATCAAAGGTTCCGGTGGTGATATCGGTACATTGAAGAAATCCGGATTAGCGGCACTATACGTAGACCGTCTTCGTAATTTGGAGAATGTGTACCGTGGAATCGAGCATGAAGACGAGATGGTGGAGTTATTCAACCATTGTATCTTCGATTTGAATTCAAAAGCACCTTCCATCGATACACCATTACATGGATTCCTACCTTTCAAACATATAGATCACCTGCATCCGGATGCTGCGATCGCTATTGCAGCGGCCAAAGACGGTAAGCAGATTACGCAAGATCTTTTCAACGGGACTATTGGCTGGGTTGACTGGCAGAAACCGGGCTTCGATCTAGGTTTACAATTGAGAGAGTGCTTGGAACAAAACCCAGGTATCCGCGGAATCATGTTAGGTTCTCACGGCTTGTTCACCTGGGGCGACACGGCTTATGAAAGCTATGTGAATTCATTAGATGTAATTGAAGCTTGTGCGACCTATTTGGAGGAGAATTACGGTAAAGATAGACCTGTATTTGGAGGCCAAAAAGTAGAAAGCTTAGACGAAGCAGATAGACAATCGCAAGCAGCTAAATTAGCTCCAATTTTGAGAGGATTCTGCTCAAGCGAGCGCCATATGATTGGTCACTTTACAGACGATCCTCGCGTATTGGAATATATTAACTCGAATGATTTAGAGAAACTTGCGCCTTTAGGTACAAGTTGTCCGGATCACTTCCTGCGCACAAAGATTCAGCCCCTTATCCTGAATTTAGATAAGAGCGAAGATTTAAGCGACTTACAGGCAATCAAAGAAAAGATAGCACCTCTTTTTGAGGATTATAGAGCGATGTATACGGAGTACTACGAAACCTGTAAACATCCAAACAGTCCTGCTATTCGCGATAGAAACCCGGTAATCATCATCTATCCGGGGGTCGGCATGTTTGCCTTTGCAAAGGATAAGCAGACCGCGCGTGTTGCTGCGGAGTTCTATACCAATGCAATCAATGTAATGAAAGGTTCCGAGGCGGTGAGCGAATACACCTCATTACCTCGTCAGGAGGCATTCAATATCGAATACTGGTTGTTAGAAGAAGCGAAGCTTCAACGTATGCCAAAACCGAAGGCCTTATCCGGAAAGATTGCCCTAGTAACGGGCAGTGCCGGCGGTATCGGAAAAGCAATCGCGAAAAAGTTTGCTTCGGAAGGTGCGGTCGTGGTATTGAATGATATGAATGCGGAGCGTTTGTCAGGCGCTGAAGAAGAGTTTGTAGGCTTATTTGGCAAGGATAACGTAGTTTCCGTATCTTTAGATGTTACCAATGAAGAACAGATTAAGAAAGCATTCGAGAAGGCTAGTTTAGCGTTCGGCGGGATTGATATTGTGGTCAACAATGCTGGATTATCGATTTCTAAATCAATTGAAGATCATACAGAAAAAGATCTTGACTTATTATATGATGTGTTAGTTAAAGGACAATTCTTCGTGACACAGGAAGGTATTAAAATCATGAAGGCTCAGGCCGTAGGAGGGGATGTATTGAACATTGTGAGCAAGAATGCATTAGTGAGTGGGCCGAACAATGCCGGATACGGAAGTGCAAAAGCGGCTCAATTACATTTGAGCAGGCTGAATGCAGCCGAGCTTGGCGCAGCGAAGATTCGCGTCAATGTGGTAAATCCTGATGCGGTGATCTCAGATAGTAATATCTGGGCTGGCGGATGGGCTGAAGGTAGAGCGAAAGCCTATGGTGTGACGGTTGAAGAATTGCCGGGTTACTACGCAAAACGTACATTGTTAAATGAAATTATTCTTCCGGAGGATATTGCAAATGCATGTTTCGCTTTTGTAGGCGGTTTGCTGAACAAATCGACCGGAAATGTATTGAATGTAGATGGCGGTGTAGCCATGTCATTCGTAAGATAA
- a CDS encoding TIM barrel protein — MRLEKEQIEQHNSKLAAKHKRAFDFISEDIPQVESIIHKLQQFQIAIPSWALGTGGTRFGRFSGKGEPGNLEQKIEDVGLLHALNRSSGAISLHIPWDIPKDAEQTKALAESFGLQFDAVNSNTFQDQAEQELSYKYGSLHHVDPKVRKQAVQHNIDVINHGIALGSKALTVWLADGSSFPGQLNFREAFQNTLESLKEIYAHLPEDWKLFVEYKAFEPYFYSMTIGDWGQSLLLASKLGPKAYTLVDLGHHLPNANIEQIVSLLLMEGKLGGFHFNDSKYADDDLTAGSIKPYQLFLIFNELVEGMDARGMDHATGLGWMIDASHNLKDPLVDLLQSVEAIMIAYAQALLVDRNALKEAQRNNDIVKAQQILQDAFRTDLRAVVAEARLRDGAALDPIGLFNELAVREQLIKERGNNTVATGL, encoded by the coding sequence ATGAGATTAGAGAAAGAACAAATAGAGCAGCATAATAGTAAATTAGCAGCTAAGCATAAGAGAGCATTTGATTTTATTTCTGAGGATATTCCTCAGGTGGAATCTATTATCCATAAACTGCAGCAGTTTCAGATTGCTATCCCGAGTTGGGCATTGGGTACCGGCGGTACGCGCTTCGGACGTTTTTCCGGCAAGGGCGAACCGGGTAACCTAGAGCAAAAGATCGAAGATGTGGGATTGCTACATGCTTTAAACCGCTCTAGTGGGGCCATTTCATTGCACATTCCATGGGATATTCCAAAAGACGCCGAACAAACCAAGGCTTTGGCAGAAAGCTTCGGACTACAGTTTGATGCGGTAAATTCAAATACCTTTCAGGATCAAGCCGAGCAAGAATTGAGCTATAAGTATGGTTCCTTACATCATGTAGACCCGAAAGTGCGCAAACAAGCTGTACAGCATAACATCGATGTAATCAATCATGGTATTGCTTTGGGTTCTAAGGCATTGACGGTATGGTTGGCCGATGGTTCTTCTTTCCCGGGACAGTTGAACTTCCGCGAGGCATTCCAAAATACGTTGGAAAGCTTGAAGGAAATCTACGCGCACCTTCCGGAGGATTGGAAACTATTTGTGGAATACAAGGCTTTTGAACCTTATTTCTATTCGATGACGATAGGAGATTGGGGACAGTCTTTATTGTTGGCTTCTAAATTAGGTCCTAAGGCCTACACTTTGGTAGACTTAGGTCACCATTTACCGAATGCGAATATCGAGCAGATTGTTTCCTTGCTTTTGATGGAAGGTAAGCTCGGTGGTTTCCACTTCAACGATAGTAAGTATGCGGACGATGATTTAACGGCAGGAAGCATCAAGCCATATCAATTGTTCCTCATCTTTAACGAATTGGTCGAGGGGATGGACGCCAGAGGAATGGACCATGCAACGGGACTGGGCTGGATGATCGACGCTTCACATAATTTAAAGGATCCTTTGGTAGATTTATTGCAATCCGTAGAAGCGATTATGATAGCCTATGCACAAGCATTATTAGTGGATCGCAATGCATTAAAAGAAGCACAACGCAACAACGATATTGTAAAGGCACAACAAATTTTGCAAGATGCTTTCCGTACGGATTTACGTGCGGTCGTTGCTGAAGCAAGACTTCGCGATGGCGCAGCCTTGGATCCAATCGGTTTGTTCAATGAGCTTGCTGTTCGTGAGCAATTAATAAAAGAACGTGGTAATAATACGGTAGCTACCGGTTTATAA